In Phyllobacterium zundukense, one DNA window encodes the following:
- the obgE gene encoding GTPase ObgE — translation MKFLDQAKVYIRSGDGGAGSVSFRREKFLEFGGPDGGDGGRGGDVWAEAVDGLNTLIDYRYQQHFKAKTGMHGMGRNMTGGKGADVVLKVPVGTQIFEDDNETLIADFTVVGQRYRLAKGGNGGFGNLHFKTSTNQAPRRANPGLEGEERNLWLRLKLIADAGLLGKPNAGKSTFLASVTAAKPKIADYPFTTLHPNLGVARIDAREFVIADIPGLIEGAHEGVGIGDRFLGHVERTRVLLHLVSAQEENVAEAYKTVRAELEAYGHGLADKLEIVALSQIDTLDAAARKKKATALKKAAGREPMLLSAVSREGVEQVLRALSAIILESRESEAPVEVDTRFKY, via the coding sequence CTCCGGCGACGGTGGTGCCGGCTCGGTGTCGTTCCGCCGTGAAAAATTTCTGGAATTCGGTGGTCCCGATGGTGGCGATGGCGGTCGTGGCGGCGATGTCTGGGCGGAAGCGGTCGATGGCCTCAATACGCTGATCGACTATCGCTATCAGCAGCATTTCAAGGCCAAGACCGGCATGCATGGCATGGGCCGCAACATGACCGGCGGCAAAGGTGCCGATGTCGTGCTGAAAGTGCCCGTCGGCACGCAGATTTTTGAAGACGACAATGAAACGCTGATTGCCGATTTCACCGTTGTCGGCCAGCGTTATCGCCTCGCTAAAGGTGGCAATGGCGGTTTCGGCAATCTGCATTTCAAGACGTCGACGAATCAGGCGCCGCGCCGTGCCAATCCGGGACTTGAGGGTGAGGAACGCAATCTCTGGCTACGGTTGAAGCTGATCGCCGATGCCGGGCTGCTCGGCAAACCCAATGCTGGCAAGTCGACTTTCCTGGCTAGCGTCACAGCAGCCAAGCCGAAAATCGCCGACTATCCGTTCACGACGCTGCATCCCAATCTTGGTGTTGCACGCATCGATGCCCGCGAATTCGTAATTGCAGATATTCCGGGCCTGATCGAAGGCGCACATGAGGGCGTCGGGATTGGCGACCGGTTTCTCGGCCATGTCGAGCGGACACGCGTGCTCCTGCACCTTGTATCGGCGCAGGAAGAGAATGTCGCAGAAGCCTACAAGACCGTGCGTGCTGAACTCGAGGCCTATGGCCATGGTCTTGCGGACAAGCTGGAAATCGTGGCGCTAAGCCAGATTGATACGCTGGACGCTGCAGCGCGCAAGAAGAAGGCTACAGCACTGAAAAAGGCTGCGGGGCGCGAGCCGATGCTCCTGTCTGCCGTCAGCCGCGAAGGCGTGGAGCAGGTGCTGCGAGCACTGTCTGCGATCATCTTGGAATCGCGTGAATCCGAAGCGCCTGTCGAGGTCGATACGCGATTCAAATATTGA
- the proB gene encoding glutamate 5-kinase: MLPKLSSYRRIVVKIGSALLVDRASGLKRDWLESLGRDVAALSASGVEMMIVSSGAIALGRTVLGLPKGALRLEESQAAAAAGQIELAKAYAEVLSHHKLRAGQILLTLADTEERRRYLNARATVGTLLRLKAVPVINENDTVATTEIRYGDNDRLAARVATMMGADLLILLSDIDGLYTAPPHQNPDAQFLPVVEAITPEIEAMAGAAASEYSRGGMKTKLDAGKIANAAGTAMIIASGTRFNPLAAIDKGERSTLFKASSTPVNAWKTWISGNLEPSGRLVIDEGALVALKSGKSLLAAGVREVAGQFMRGDTVAVYGPDGREAARGLVAYDAADATKIAGRKTNEIATILGYDARSAIIHRDDLVVRAARRVATAKE, translated from the coding sequence CTGTTGCCGAAGCTTTCCAGTTATCGTCGGATTGTCGTGAAGATCGGGTCGGCATTGCTCGTGGATCGCGCCAGCGGCTTGAAGCGCGACTGGCTTGAAAGCCTGGGTAGGGACGTCGCTGCGCTTAGTGCATCGGGCGTAGAGATGATGATCGTCTCGTCAGGCGCGATTGCGCTGGGCCGGACCGTTTTGGGCTTGCCAAAAGGCGCGTTGCGGCTTGAGGAAAGCCAGGCAGCGGCGGCCGCTGGTCAGATCGAGCTGGCCAAGGCCTATGCGGAAGTCCTCAGTCACCACAAGTTGCGTGCCGGACAAATCCTGTTGACTCTCGCCGATACGGAAGAGCGCCGCCGCTACCTCAATGCGCGCGCTACAGTCGGGACCTTGCTGCGGCTGAAAGCCGTGCCTGTGATCAATGAAAATGACACAGTAGCCACCACCGAAATTCGTTACGGTGACAATGACCGGCTTGCGGCACGCGTCGCGACCATGATGGGTGCGGATCTGTTGATCCTGCTTTCCGATATCGATGGGCTCTATACGGCTCCACCGCACCAGAATCCTGATGCGCAATTCCTGCCTGTCGTCGAGGCGATCACGCCGGAAATCGAGGCGATGGCTGGAGCGGCTGCGTCGGAATATTCACGCGGTGGCATGAAGACCAAGCTCGACGCCGGCAAGATCGCCAATGCAGCGGGCACGGCCATGATCATCGCATCGGGCACGCGCTTCAATCCGCTGGCGGCGATCGACAAAGGTGAGCGCTCCACACTTTTCAAGGCAAGCTCGACGCCAGTTAACGCCTGGAAGACGTGGATATCCGGTAATCTTGAGCCATCAGGGCGGCTGGTGATCGACGAGGGCGCTCTGGTTGCGCTGAAGTCCGGGAAGTCACTGCTCGCCGCAGGTGTGCGCGAAGTCGCCGGCCAGTTCATGCGAGGCGACACCGTTGCGGTCTATGGTCCCGATGGACGCGAGGCGGCGCGCGGCCTTGTTGCCTATGATGCAGCAGATGCTACAAAAATTGCCGGGCGCAAGACCAATGAGATTGCGACAATTCTCGGTTATGATGCGCGTTCCGCGATCATTCATCGCGACGATCTGGTGGTGCGTGCGGCAAGGCGCGTGGCCACCGCCAAGGAGTGA
- a CDS encoding glutamate-5-semialdehyde dehydrogenase: protein MLRRVDAEQSVAELMADIGRKARAAAQPLSIAPPDQKTAALLAMADAIDRRSAEILTANKRDMANGLEAGMAASLLDRLKLDDKRIAGISESIRTIAELKDPVGDIIAEWDRPNGLHIERVRTPLGVIGVIYESRPNVTADAGALCLKSGNAVILRGGSDSIHSSNAICEALLEGLEVSGLPKDAIQLVPTTDRAAVGEMLKGLGGNLDVIIPRGGKSLVARVQSEARVPVFAHLEGLCHLYIDASADLAMARKIAVNAKMRRTGVCGSAETLLVDRLIAPSHLVPLLEDLRAAGCEIRGDSAVTELFADAKRATDEDWSTEYLDAIISVKLVDGIGGAIGHINHYSSHHTEAVIAEDLHVVERFFNEIDSAILLHNASTQFADGGEFGMGAEIGIATGKMHARGPVGVEQLTSFKYRVRGNGQTRP from the coding sequence ATGTTGAGACGAGTGGATGCAGAGCAATCCGTTGCGGAATTGATGGCCGATATCGGTCGTAAGGCGCGCGCAGCTGCACAGCCACTATCCATCGCGCCTCCAGACCAGAAAACGGCGGCTCTCTTGGCCATGGCCGACGCGATCGATCGCCGCAGCGCCGAAATCCTTACGGCGAACAAGCGCGATATGGCAAACGGCTTGGAAGCGGGCATGGCTGCTTCCCTCCTCGACCGGCTGAAGCTCGACGACAAGCGTATCGCCGGCATTTCGGAAAGCATCCGCACGATCGCCGAGCTTAAGGATCCAGTTGGAGATATCATTGCCGAATGGGATCGCCCCAATGGTCTGCACATCGAGCGCGTGCGCACACCGCTCGGTGTCATCGGGGTGATTTACGAGAGCCGTCCAAACGTGACGGCAGATGCAGGTGCGCTTTGCCTCAAATCCGGCAATGCGGTGATCCTGCGCGGCGGCTCGGATTCGATCCATTCGTCGAATGCCATTTGCGAGGCTCTGTTGGAAGGCCTTGAAGTTTCTGGCCTGCCGAAGGATGCGATCCAACTGGTCCCGACCACGGATCGTGCGGCGGTTGGCGAAATGCTCAAAGGTCTTGGGGGCAATCTCGATGTGATCATTCCGCGCGGCGGCAAAAGCCTTGTGGCGCGTGTACAATCGGAAGCCCGAGTGCCGGTCTTTGCCCATCTGGAGGGGCTCTGCCATCTCTACATAGATGCCTCTGCTGATCTTGCCATGGCACGCAAGATCGCGGTGAACGCGAAAATGCGCCGGACGGGGGTTTGCGGCTCTGCCGAAACACTTCTCGTCGATAGGCTCATCGCGCCATCGCATCTGGTGCCCTTGCTCGAGGATCTGCGTGCAGCAGGCTGCGAAATTCGCGGCGACAGCGCAGTGACCGAGCTCTTTGCTGACGCCAAACGCGCTACGGATGAAGATTGGTCGACGGAATATCTGGATGCGATCATCTCGGTAAAGCTGGTCGACGGCATCGGCGGCGCGATCGGACATATCAATCACTATTCGTCGCATCATACGGAAGCCGTGATCGCCGAGGATTTGCATGTCGTGGAGCGGTTTTTCAACGAGATCGACTCGGCCATTCTCCTGCACAATGCCTCGACGCAATTTGCCGATGGCGGCGAATTTGGCATGGGTGCCGAGATCGGCATTGCCACAGGCAAGATGCATGCGCGGGGGCCCGTCGGTGTTGAACAATTGACTTCATTCAAGTACCGCGTACGCGGTAATGGTCAGACGCGTCCGTGA
- a CDS encoding nicotinate-nucleotide adenylyltransferase, producing MPFVEKGMTVGLFGGSFNPPHAGHALVAEIALRRLKLDQLWWIVTPGNPLKDTRHLAPLAERLVRCEALIHDPRIKITAFEAAHQIRYTADTLAMIKARNPGVHFVWIMGADNLADFHRWQRWQKIALTFPIAVIDRPGSTLAFLSSRMAKTFDYARIDETDAPMLARSKAPAWTFIHGPRSSLSSTDIRNGAAKPKG from the coding sequence ATGCCTTTCGTTGAAAAGGGGATGACGGTCGGCTTGTTTGGCGGTTCCTTCAATCCACCGCATGCGGGTCATGCACTTGTTGCCGAAATCGCGCTGCGACGCCTGAAGCTCGACCAGCTCTGGTGGATCGTCACCCCGGGTAATCCGCTCAAGGACACACGCCATCTGGCGCCTCTGGCCGAACGCCTGGTACGCTGTGAAGCCCTCATACATGATCCGCGAATAAAGATCACTGCTTTCGAGGCGGCCCACCAAATTCGCTATACCGCGGATACGCTTGCAATGATAAAGGCGCGTAATCCGGGCGTGCATTTTGTCTGGATCATGGGGGCTGACAATCTCGCGGATTTTCACCGCTGGCAGCGTTGGCAGAAGATCGCGCTTACTTTCCCCATTGCAGTCATCGACCGGCCAGGATCGACACTGGCGTTCCTTTCGTCGCGCATGGCAAAGACATTCGACTACGCGCGGATCGACGAGACCGACGCACCGATGCTTGCCCGCTCGAAGGCGCCAGCCTGGACATTCATTCATGGACCAAGGTCATCGTTGTCGTCGACCGACATTCGCAACGGAGCGGCGAAACCCAAAGGCTAA
- the rsfS gene encoding ribosome silencing factor, with protein sequence MAPSTAEMNGINSVSLALQSVLASLEDSKAENIVPIDLRGKSVIGDHMVIASGRSHRHVTAVADQLLRALKENGHGNGVKVEGLASGDWVLIDTGDIIIHIFRPEVREFYNIEKMWQAPELDGETVH encoded by the coding sequence TTGGCACCTTCAACGGCGGAGATGAACGGAATCAATTCCGTATCTCTTGCCCTCCAGTCAGTCCTTGCCAGTCTCGAAGACTCCAAGGCTGAAAACATTGTCCCCATCGACCTTCGAGGCAAGTCCGTCATCGGTGACCATATGGTTATCGCGTCGGGACGTTCGCATCGTCATGTGACGGCGGTCGCGGACCAGCTTTTGCGCGCTCTGAAAGAGAACGGGCATGGCAATGGCGTGAAGGTCGAAGGTCTAGCCAGCGGTGACTGGGTGCTGATCGACACGGGCGATATCATCATCCATATTTTCCGCCCCGAAGTACGCGAGTTCTACAACATCGAAAAGATGTGGCAGGCTCCCGAACTAGACGGAGAGACCGTGCATTAA
- the rlmH gene encoding 23S rRNA (pseudouridine(1915)-N(3))-methyltransferase RlmH, whose amino-acid sequence MRITVFAVGRMKSGPERELAGRYFDRLKKTGTPLGLEFSSVTEISESRAQQPELRKQEESSKVLEALDQGGVLVLLDERGKTMPSEAFAQAIARFRDAGKRQLLVAIGGPDGHDASLRDRADLVLALGAMTWPHQIVRILVAEQLYRTTTILSGHPYHRV is encoded by the coding sequence ATGCGTATCACTGTTTTTGCCGTGGGCCGGATGAAATCTGGCCCCGAACGGGAATTGGCAGGCCGCTATTTTGACCGCCTGAAAAAGACCGGTACCCCGCTTGGCCTCGAATTCTCCTCCGTCACTGAAATTTCTGAAAGCCGCGCTCAGCAGCCGGAATTACGCAAGCAGGAAGAATCCTCCAAGGTTCTCGAAGCGCTGGATCAGGGCGGAGTTCTTGTCCTGCTCGATGAGCGCGGCAAGACGATGCCTTCCGAAGCTTTCGCCCAAGCTATTGCGCGATTTCGCGACGCGGGCAAACGCCAGCTTCTCGTAGCCATCGGCGGACCGGATGGACACGACGCGTCTCTGCGCGACCGCGCCGACCTTGTTCTCGCGCTCGGCGCCATGACATGGCCGCATCAGATCGTCCGCATCCTTGTTGCGGAACAGCTTTACCGCACAACGACGATCCTCTCAGGACATCCCTATCACCGGGTGTGA
- the macA gene encoding macrolide transporter subunit MacA, with protein MNETARTAKPDKASPDTSNVTFIPGAVPPGRKKRRSRLWVWLPVVLVAAGTGYYAWSQYKASISTAAVVTQAVVRGDIENAVTAVGTLDSIKSVDAGAQVSGQLKVLHVAIGDKVTQNQLIGEIDPATIQNRIEIDQAELANLLAQLVSKKAQLVLKQANIDRQRNLVATRSVSQSTLDQAVADLAAAEADVNALEAQIRKQKATLDGDEVDLGYTKIYAPMAGTIAAVPVKEGQTLNASQTAPTIVTIADLSTMTVKAQVSEADVSKLKIGMDAYFTLLGQPGKRYTGKLRQIQPTPDIENNVVLYYALFDVPNPDGDLMISMSAQVFFVQSAAKNVLVVPSAAIHSTSGSRREAADGAPRKAEVAVVTSSGATEMREVEVGIRNRVNAEIKSGLKEGDLVVVGSGSDGDATTTTRGTGNRSQRGMRMPPMF; from the coding sequence ATGAACGAGACAGCCAGAACAGCCAAGCCGGACAAGGCGTCGCCCGATACGTCCAATGTCACATTTATACCGGGGGCTGTTCCGCCAGGACGAAAGAAACGGCGCTCGCGTCTATGGGTATGGCTGCCTGTTGTCCTCGTCGCGGCAGGTACTGGCTATTATGCGTGGAGCCAATACAAAGCCTCTATATCGACCGCCGCGGTGGTAACGCAGGCTGTTGTGCGCGGCGACATCGAGAACGCCGTGACTGCTGTTGGGACGCTCGATTCGATCAAGTCAGTTGATGCCGGTGCGCAGGTTTCCGGACAGTTGAAGGTGTTGCATGTCGCTATCGGTGACAAGGTCACGCAGAACCAGCTGATTGGCGAGATTGATCCCGCTACTATCCAGAACCGGATTGAAATCGACCAGGCGGAACTTGCCAATCTTCTGGCGCAGCTCGTCTCCAAGAAAGCACAGCTTGTGCTGAAGCAGGCCAACATCGACCGGCAGCGTAACCTAGTGGCGACGCGCAGTGTTTCGCAGTCGACCCTTGATCAGGCCGTCGCGGATCTTGCGGCAGCCGAGGCCGATGTGAATGCCCTGGAGGCGCAGATCCGCAAACAAAAGGCGACGCTTGATGGCGATGAGGTGGATCTCGGCTACACGAAGATCTACGCACCGATGGCCGGCACCATTGCGGCAGTTCCGGTCAAGGAAGGCCAGACGCTGAATGCGAGCCAGACCGCGCCGACCATCGTCACGATTGCCGATCTCTCGACTATGACGGTCAAGGCGCAGGTTTCGGAAGCGGACGTCAGCAAGCTCAAGATCGGTATGGATGCCTATTTCACGCTGCTGGGTCAACCGGGCAAGCGCTATACCGGCAAGTTGCGGCAGATACAGCCAACGCCGGATATCGAAAACAACGTCGTTCTTTACTACGCGCTGTTTGACGTCCCCAATCCTGACGGTGATTTGATGATCTCGATGAGTGCCCAGGTGTTCTTCGTGCAATCGGCCGCTAAGAATGTGCTGGTCGTGCCAAGTGCCGCTATTCACTCCACGAGCGGTTCGCGTCGCGAAGCGGCCGATGGTGCACCGCGCAAGGCCGAAGTTGCCGTGGTCACCTCTTCCGGTGCGACTGAGATGCGGGAAGTCGAGGTTGGCATCCGCAACCGCGTCAATGCCGAGATCAAGAGCGGTCTGAAAGAAGGCGACCTGGTTGTCGTTGGATCGGGGAGCGATGGCGATGCAACAACGACGACCCGTGGTACCGGCAATCGTTCGCAACGCGGCATGCGCATGCCGCCGATGTTCTAA
- a CDS encoding MacB family efflux pump subunit, with amino-acid sequence MTAIISLKDISKTYYNGDLAVEVLHGISLDIEAGEFVAIIGQSGSGKSTLMNILGCLDKPTSGNYLLDGEHVSGFEPDELAGLRRRTFGFVFQSYNLIPTASAQENVEVPAVYAGASARDRHDRAEALLSSLKLGDRLDHRPNQLSGGQQQRVSIARALMNGGRIILADEPTGALDSQSGEEVMALLRSMNESGHTIIVITHSREVAEQADRLIELRDGRVISDRTKKRRSNPEAASGLKQKAVEGVAAIADVTEAIKMAIRALRANLFRTILTLLGIVIGVGSVVAMLAIGTGAQNSVLDRISSMGSDLLVVRPNMANFRGGTGGSVVTLIPADADAILELPNVAFAVPELTSTVTVRYGNIDYQTSANGTVPQFPVAKSWKIGKGEFINQDDMDAYAPVAVLGRTVEKTLFPDGTSPLGKYVLVNKIPFQIIGVMSEMGAGPGGNDQDDTIVVPLTTGSMRLFGQRNVRSITVQVKDGGAIDATQETIQALLDRRHKKQDTQITNMASIREAVTETSNTLKLFLGAVAAISLLVGGIGVMNIMLVSVSERTREIGVRMATGARQRDILLQFIIEALVVSAIGGAIGVVAGLGTGVLAKVLGAPISFTVGPVALAFACSFLTGLVFGYLPARNASRLQPAVALSSE; translated from the coding sequence GTGACCGCTATTATTTCGCTCAAGGATATCAGCAAGACCTACTATAATGGCGATCTCGCCGTTGAGGTCCTGCATGGCATTTCGCTCGATATCGAGGCGGGTGAGTTCGTCGCGATCATTGGGCAATCCGGCTCTGGCAAGTCGACGCTGATGAATATTCTTGGCTGTCTCGACAAGCCGACCAGTGGCAACTATCTGCTCGACGGCGAACATGTATCCGGTTTTGAGCCAGACGAACTCGCGGGGTTAAGGCGGCGCACCTTTGGTTTCGTCTTCCAGAGCTATAATCTGATACCGACGGCCAGCGCGCAGGAAAATGTCGAGGTCCCTGCAGTTTATGCGGGTGCATCCGCGCGCGACAGGCACGACCGGGCTGAGGCGCTTCTCAGTTCGCTGAAGCTCGGCGACAGGCTGGACCATCGCCCCAATCAACTTTCCGGCGGTCAGCAACAGCGTGTTTCCATTGCGCGGGCGCTGATGAATGGCGGGCGCATCATCCTTGCCGACGAACCAACCGGCGCCCTTGACAGCCAGAGCGGCGAAGAGGTGATGGCGCTCTTGCGCAGCATGAACGAAAGCGGCCATACGATCATCGTCATCACGCATTCGCGTGAAGTTGCCGAACAGGCCGACCGGCTGATCGAGCTGCGCGATGGCCGCGTCATTTCTGACCGCACCAAGAAGCGGAGAAGCAATCCGGAGGCCGCTTCAGGACTTAAACAAAAGGCGGTTGAAGGTGTTGCAGCGATTGCCGATGTAACGGAAGCTATCAAGATGGCTATTCGTGCACTGCGCGCCAATTTATTCCGCACGATACTCACTCTGCTCGGCATCGTCATTGGCGTGGGGTCCGTGGTAGCCATGCTGGCCATCGGTACCGGGGCGCAGAATTCAGTGCTGGATCGCATTTCGTCGATGGGCTCGGACCTCCTCGTCGTTCGACCGAATATGGCCAACTTCCGGGGTGGCACAGGCGGTAGCGTCGTCACGCTGATCCCGGCCGACGCCGATGCCATTCTCGAGCTGCCGAATGTTGCGTTTGCGGTGCCGGAATTGACCAGTACTGTAACGGTACGCTACGGCAATATCGATTATCAAACCTCCGCCAACGGCACCGTGCCGCAGTTTCCGGTGGCCAAATCCTGGAAAATCGGCAAAGGCGAGTTCATCAACCAGGATGATATGGACGCGTATGCGCCAGTGGCCGTGCTCGGTCGGACGGTGGAGAAGACCCTCTTTCCCGACGGAACAAGTCCACTCGGCAAATATGTGCTGGTGAACAAGATTCCATTCCAGATCATCGGTGTGATGAGCGAAATGGGGGCTGGACCAGGCGGCAATGATCAGGACGATACGATCGTCGTTCCGTTGACGACCGGAAGCATGCGGCTTTTCGGTCAGCGCAATGTGCGTTCCATCACGGTTCAGGTGAAAGATGGCGGCGCCATCGACGCAACGCAGGAGACGATCCAAGCGCTGCTTGATCGGCGTCACAAGAAGCAGGATACGCAAATCACCAACATGGCCTCGATACGTGAGGCGGTGACAGAGACATCCAACACGCTGAAGCTTTTCCTTGGTGCTGTGGCAGCAATTTCGCTGCTTGTTGGCGGTATTGGGGTGATGAACATCATGCTGGTCAGCGTCAGCGAAAGGACCCGCGAAATCGGTGTCCGCATGGCGACAGGCGCGCGCCAGCGCGATATCCTGTTGCAGTTCATTATAGAGGCGCTTGTAGTTTCTGCTATCGGTGGCGCGATTGGTGTGGTGGCAGGGCTTGGAACGGGCGTGCTTGCCAAGGTCCTCGGCGCGCCGATCAGCTTCACAGTCGGACCTGTGGCGCTGGCATTCGCTTGCTCGTTCCTGACGGGATTGGTTTTCGGCTATCTGCCGGCTCGAAACGCTTCAAGGCTCCAGCCGGCAGTTGCTCTCAGCTCCGAATAG
- a CDS encoding DUF3011 domain-containing protein, with product MYRYILAFAIALGGAQFISEPAQAQNAVKCESRKFKYRECDTDMRRPRITRQLSKSPCIAGDTWGFQRGTIWVDRGCAAVFADSGGRPRWRDRDSGWDDRYPPRGGDDYYPRRRRNDGVEFELDF from the coding sequence ATGTACCGATATATCCTGGCATTTGCGATTGCCCTTGGTGGCGCACAGTTCATATCGGAGCCTGCCCAGGCACAGAATGCCGTCAAATGTGAATCGCGCAAATTCAAATACAGGGAATGCGATACTGATATGCGCCGTCCGCGCATCACACGGCAGCTTTCGAAGTCTCCTTGCATTGCCGGCGATACTTGGGGATTTCAGCGAGGTACAATCTGGGTCGATCGAGGTTGCGCAGCAGTTTTCGCGGATTCAGGCGGCCGGCCACGTTGGCGCGACAGGGATAGTGGTTGGGATGACCGTTACCCACCACGCGGTGGCGACGATTACTATCCTCGGCGCAGACGAAACGATGGCGTTGAATTCGAACTGGACTTTTAA
- a CDS encoding LysR family transcriptional regulator — protein MNWDDVRIFLAVARSGQILGAAKRLGVNHATVARRLTALENDLNTKLLTRRTNGCELTHAGEEFLLSAERMEAEMLSIRSSLGDADVSISGSVRIGAPDGFGVTFLAPRLALLTARYPDLKIQLVPVPRSFSLSRREADIAITVDRPDQGRLVARKLVDYSLRLYASRSYLAEHPAPQSVDELSKHRLVGYVDDLVISQSLNYAPEITRDWRPAFEISSALGQVEAVRAGAGIGILHMFIAREHDDLVPVLPERTIRRSYWLAYHESVRTLRRITAVSSFISDLVNSETGRFS, from the coding sequence ATGAACTGGGATGACGTGCGTATTTTTCTGGCTGTGGCGCGCTCAGGGCAAATCCTCGGTGCAGCGAAGCGCCTTGGCGTCAACCACGCCACGGTAGCACGGCGGCTCACAGCGCTTGAGAACGATCTCAATACAAAACTCCTGACCCGGCGCACCAACGGATGCGAGCTTACCCACGCAGGCGAGGAGTTTCTGCTTTCGGCCGAACGTATGGAGGCCGAAATGCTTTCTATCCGCTCTTCGCTTGGTGACGCCGATGTATCGATTTCAGGCTCAGTCCGCATTGGTGCGCCGGATGGATTTGGCGTGACATTCCTCGCACCGCGCTTGGCATTGCTCACTGCCCGCTATCCTGATCTCAAGATCCAGCTGGTTCCTGTCCCCCGCTCCTTTTCGCTTTCGCGGCGCGAGGCGGATATCGCCATCACCGTCGATCGGCCCGATCAAGGTCGTCTCGTCGCACGCAAACTAGTCGATTACAGCCTGCGCCTCTATGCGAGCCGCTCCTATCTCGCCGAGCATCCCGCGCCACAGTCTGTGGATGAACTCTCGAAACATCGCCTCGTCGGTTATGTGGACGACCTCGTCATCAGTCAATCATTGAATTACGCACCAGAAATCACCCGCGACTGGCGCCCTGCATTCGAAATTTCCAGCGCCCTTGGGCAGGTCGAAGCGGTGCGGGCGGGTGCAGGGATTGGCATTTTGCACATGTTCATCGCACGTGAACACGACGACCTGGTCCCGGTATTGCCGGAACGTACGATCCGCCGGTCCTATTGGTTGGCCTATCACGAATCCGTCCGCACACTCCGTCGCATCACGGCCGTATCCAGCTTCATTTCCGATCTGGTGAACAGTGAGACCGGCCGATTTTCCTGA